The segment GAATCCAAGTGTCCAACGCATCCATCAATCTGTGAATGGAAGGTTCGCCCAATTCGCTCTGATCCCCTTCAATCGCTTTCAAGGCAGATCCGCGAATGATCGGCGTGTTATCCCGGTCAAATTCATATTTGCCCAGTAAGTCGCGGATTTCTTCTTCTACTAAGTCCAACAAATCTTTGTCGTCTACCAAGTCTACTTTGTTCAAGAACACTACCAATTTCGGTACGTTCACCTGCTTGGCCAACAATACGTGTTCGCGCGTCTGCGGCATCGGGCCGTCTACAGCCGATACCACCAAAATCGCACCGTCCATCTGCGCAGCACCCGTGATCATGTTCTTAATATAATCCGCGTGCCCGGGGCAGTCAATGTGCGCATAGTGGCGTTTCTCCGTCTCGTATTCTACGTGAGATACCGCTACCGTTACAATCTTGGAAGCGTCACGCACGACACCGCCTTTGGCAATATCGCTGTACGCCATCGCTTTGGCTTTGCCTTCTTTCGCCAATACCTTCGTGATCGCCGTCGTTAACGTCGTCTTACCATGGTCCACGTGCCCGATCGTTCCCACGTTCACGTGCGGTTTGCTGCGGGAAAATTTTTCCTTTGCCAT is part of the Elusimicrobium sp. An273 genome and harbors:
- a CDS encoding GTP-binding protein, with amino-acid sequence MAKEKFSRSKPHVNVGTIGHVDHGKTTLTTAITKVLAKEGKAKAMAYSDIAKGGVVRDASKIVTVAVSHVEYETEKRHYAHIDCPGHADYIKNMITGAAQMDGAILVVSAVDGPMPQTREHVLLAKQVNVPKLVVFLNKVDLVDDKDLLDLVEEEIRDLLGKYEFDRDNTPIIRGSALKAIEGDQSELGEPSIHRLMDALDTWI